One genomic window of Saccopteryx bilineata isolate mSacBil1 chromosome 4, mSacBil1_pri_phased_curated, whole genome shotgun sequence includes the following:
- the CDO1 gene encoding cysteine dioxygenase type 1 → MLTMEQTEVLKPRTLADLIRILHQLFAGEEVNVEEVQAVMEAYESDPAEWAEYAKYDQYRYTRNLVDQGNGKFNLMILCWGEGHGSSIHDHTNSHCFLKMLQGNLKETLFAWPDKKSDEMIKKSERILRENQCAYINDSIGLHRVENTSHTEPAVSLHLYSPPFDTCHAFDQRTGHKNKVTMTFYSKFGIRTPFITPGSLENN, encoded by the exons ATGCTGACGATGGAGCAGACCGAGGTGCTAAAGCCACGGACGCTAGCCGATCTGATCCGCATCCTGCACCAGCTCTTCGCCGGCGAGGAAGTCAATGTGGAGGAGGTGCAGGCCGTCATGGAAGCCTACGAGAGTGACCCCGCCGAGTGGGCAGAGTATGCCAAATACGACCAGTACAG GTACACCCGAAATCTTGTCGATCAAGGAAATGGAAAATTCAATCTAATGATTCTATGTTGGGGTGAAGGACATGGCAG CAGTATCCATGATCACACCAACTCCCACTGCTTTCTGAAGATGCTGCAGGGAAATCTGAAGGAGACTTTATTTGCCTGGCCTGACAAGAAGTCTGATGAGATGATCAAGAAGTCTGAAAGAATCTTGAGGGAAAACCAGTGTGCCTACATCAATG ATTCCATTGGCTTACATCGAGTAGAAAATACCAGCCATACAGAACCTGCTGTGAGCCTTCACTTGTACAGCCCACCTTTTGATACATGTCATGCCTTTGATCAAAGAACAGGACATAAAAACAAAGTCACCATGACATTCTATAGCAAATTTGGAATCAGGACTCCATTT atAACTCCAGGATCACTGGAGAATAACTAA